A genomic window from Glycine max cultivar Williams 82 chromosome 17, Glycine_max_v4.0, whole genome shotgun sequence includes:
- the LOC100776117 gene encoding probable disease resistance protein At4g33300 — MALNDFFAGEIATELLKMLINISRKSLLCRGSADQLISYIQDLLPTIEEIKYSGVELPAQRQSQLDRLSEILRSGVELSHKVLASSRWNVYRNLHLAKKMDKLEKNVSKFLVGPMQAHIMADIHHTRFQMEERFDRVDNSVRRLEKYFGNMKIGVGGGGWVEEAVRSVDEDVVDSSSAVGLGFGKNKVREMVIGREDLWVVGISGIGGSGKTTLARELCKDNQVRCYFKDRILFLTVSQSPNVEKLRTKIWGYIMGNERLDANYVVPQWQWMPQFECRSEARTLIVLDDVWTLSVVDQLVCRIPGCKFLVVSRSKFQTVLSYEVELLSEEDALSLFCHHAFGQRSIPLAANENLVKQVVTECGRLPLALKVIGASLRDQTEMFWMSVKNRLSQGQSIGESHEINLIERMAISINYLPEKIKECFLDLCCFPEDKKIPLDVLINMWVEIHDIPETEAYVIVVELSNKNLLTLMKEARAGGLYSSCFEISVTQHDVLRDLAINLSNRESIHERQRLVMPKRENGMPKEWLRYKHKPFEAQIVSIHTGEMKEVDWCNLEFPKAEVLILNFTSTEYFLPPFINRMPNLRALIIINYSATYACLLNVSVFKNLSNLRSLWLEKVSTPELSSIVLENLGKLFIVLCKVNNSLVEKEVDLAQVFPNLLELTLDHCDDLIQLPSSICGMKSLQNLSLTNCHNLTQLPVELGKLRSLEILRLYACPDLKTLPNSISHMIRLKYMDISQCVNLTCFPEEIGSLVSLEKIDMRECSMIRNVPKSALSLQSLRLVICDEEVSGIWKEVEKAKPNNFHIQVSEQYFDLDWLKE; from the exons ATGGCCCTGAACGATTTTTTCGCTGGGGAGATCGCGACGGAGCTTCTGAAAATGCTGATAAACATCTCCCGGAAGTCCCTACTCTGCCGCGGCAGCGCCGACCAGCTCATCAGCTACATCCAGGACCTCCTCCCCACCATCGAGGAAATCAAGTACTCCGGCGTCGAGCTTCCTGCGCAGCGCCAGTCGCAACTCGACCGTCTCTCGGAGATTCTCCGCTCCGGCGTCGAGCTCTCCCACAAGGTCCTCGCCTCCAGCCGCTGGAACGTCTACCGCAACCTCCACCTCGCAAAAAAAATGGACAAGCTCGAGAAGAACGTGTCCAAGTTCTTGGTGGGTCCCATGCAGGCGCATATCATGGCGGACATACATCACACGCGGTTCCAGATGGAGGAGCGGTTCGACCGGGTTGATAATTCGGTTCGCCGGTTGGAGAAGTACTTCGGGAATATGAAGATTGGTGTTGGCGGCGGAGGGTGGGTGGAGGAGGCTGTGAGGAGCGTGGACGAGGATGTTGTTGATAGTAGCTCTGCTGTCGGGTTGGGTTTCGGGAAGAATAAGGTTAGGGAGATGGTTATCGGAAGGGAGGATCTTTGGGTTGTCGGGATTTCCGGGATTGGTGGCTCCGGGAAAACCACTCTTGCTCGAGAGCTCTGCAAAGATAATCAAGTTAGAT GTTATTTTAAGGACAGGATTTTGTTCCTGACTGTGTCGCAGTCACCAAATGTGGAGAAGCTAAGGACGAAGATTTGGGGGTATATTATGGGCAATGAGAGGTTGGATGCGAATTATGTGGTTCCCCAATGGCAATGGATGCCACAGTTTGAGTGCAGAAGCGAAGCTCGAACTCTGATTGTTTTGGATGATGTGTGGACACTCTCCGTGGTGGATCAGCTTGTGTGTAGAATACCAGGTTGCAAGTTTCTTGTGGTGTCAAGGTCTAAATTCCAAACGGTGTTGAGTTATGAAGTGGAATTGCTGAGTGAAGAGGATGCCTTGTCTTTGTTCTGTCACCATGCTTTTGGACAGAGATCAATTCCTTTAGCTGCTAATGAGAATTTAGTCAAACAG GTTGTGACTGAGTGTGGAAGGCTTCCCTTGGCTCTTAAGGTGATCGGAGCTTCTTTGCGAGATCAAACTGAGATGTTTTGGATGAGTGTTAAAAACAGGCTATCTCAAGGCCAAAGCATTGGGGAATCCCATGAAATCAATCTGATTGAAAGAATGGCAATTAGTATCAATTACCTTCCAGAGAAGATCAAGGAGTGCTTCTTGGACCTGTGTTGTTTTCCTGAGGATAAGAAAATCCCTCTGGATGTTCTCATCAATATGTGGGTGGAAATCCACGATATTCCTGAAACAGAAGCTTATGTCATTGTGGTTGAGCTCTCCAACAAAAATCTTCTCACCTTAATGAAAGAGGCTCG TGCTGGAGGCCTGTATAGCAGTTGCTTTGAAATCTCAGTTACTCAACATGATGTACTGAGAGACCTAGCCATTAATTTGAGCAACCGTGAGAGCATTCATGAACGCCAGCGATTAGTTATGCCCAAACGAGAAAATGGAATGCCTAAAGAGTGGTTGAGATACAAGCACAAGCCATTTGAGGCTCAGATTGTTTCAATTCACACAG GTGAAATGAAGGAAGTGGACTGGTGTAATCTGGAATTTCCAAAGGCTGAAGTGCTGATCTTAAATTTCACATCCACTGAATACTTCTTGCCTCCTTTCATCAATAGAATGCCAAATTTGAGGGCATTGATAATTATTAACTACAGTGCAACATATGCTTGCCTTCTCAATGTTTCAGTTTTCAAGAACTTGTCCAACTTGAGGAGCCTGTGGCTTGAAAAAGTTTCCACCCCCGAGTTATCAAGCATTGTCTTGGAAAACTtaggaaaattatttattgttctGTGCAAGGTTAATAACAGTTTGGTGGAAAAAGAAGTAGACTTGGCTCAAGTCTTCCCTAATCTTTTAGAGCTCACTCTTGATCACTGTGATGATTTGATCCAACTGCCCTCAAGCATTTGTGGAATGAAGTCACTCCAAAACTTGAGTCTCACCAACTGCCACAATTTGACTCAATTGCCTGTTGAATTAGGCAAACTAAGATCTCTAGAGATCCTACGATTATATGCTTGTCCTGATCTGAAAACACTTCCTAATAGCATTAGTCACATGATAAGGTTGAAGTATATGGACATTTCTCAATGTGTTAACTTGACTTGCTTCCCTGAAGAGATTGGTAGTCTAGTAAGCTTGGAGAAGATTGACATGAGGGAATGCTCCATGATTAGAAATGTGCCAAAGTCTGCATTGTCGTTGCAATCTCTGAGGCTTGTGATTTGTGACGAGGAGGTATCTGGGATTTGGAAAGAGGTTGAGAAGGCCAAGCCtaataattttcatattcaAGTTTCAGAGCAGTACTTTGATTTGGACTGGCTCAAAGAGTGA
- the LOC100776649 gene encoding probable disease resistance protein At4g33300 encodes MALTEFFHGEISSELWKMLVSISRKALRCKSSAESLITYVRELLPTIEEIKYSGVELPAPRQSQLDRLSEILRSGVELSHQALSSSRWNVYRNFQLAKKMEKLEKHVTRFLQVPMQAHILADVNHVRFEMAERFDRVEASNRRMERLIGEMKIGVNGGGWVEEAVRSMQEDETWVEGCNGNNNNGFGVGLEFGKNKVLEMIFTRSGDVSVVGICGIGGSGKTTLAREVCRDDQVRCYFKERILFLTVSQSPNVEQLRESIWVHIMGNQGLNGNYAVPQWMPQFECKVETQVLVVLDDVWSLSVLDKLVLKIPGCKFLVVSRFNFPTIFNATYHVELLGEHDALSLFCHHAFGQKSIPMGANVSLVKQVVAECGRLPLALKVIGASLRDQNEMFWLSVKSRLSQGQSIGETYETNLIDRMAISTNYLPEKIKECFLDLCSFPEDRKIPLEVLINMWVEIYDIDEAEAYAIVVELSNKNLLTLVQEARVGGMYSSCFEISVTQHDILRDLALHLSNRGSIHQHRRLVMATRKENGLLPKEWSRYEDQPFEAQIVSINTGEMTKMDWFDLDFPKAEVLIINFTSTEYFLPPFINKMPNLRALIIINHSTSHARLQNVSVFRNLTNLKSLWLEKVSIPQLSGTVLQNLGKLFVVLCKINNSLDGKQFPNLSELTLDHCVDLTQFPSSICGIKSLQNLSLTNCHSLSQLPVEFGKLRSLEILRLYACPYLETLPPSMCDMKRLKYIDISQCVNLTCFPEEIGRLVCLEKIDMRECPMIRYLPKSAVSLQSLQLVICDEEVQDMWSDVEMSNSNVLIQVAEQHYDLDWLQE; translated from the exons ATGGCGCTAACGGAGTTCTTCCACGGCGAGATCTCGTCGGAGCTATGGAAAATGCTGGTTTCAATTTCCCGAAAAGCCCTCCGCTGCAAGTCGAGCGCCGAGAGCCTCATCACCTACGTCCGCGAGCTCCTTCCGACGATCGAAGAGATCAAATATTCCGGCGTGGAGCTGCCGGCGCCGCGCCAGTCTCAGCTCGACCGCCTCTCGGAGATCCTCCGCTCCGGCGTCGAGCTCTCGCACCAGGCCCTCTCCTCCTCCCGCTGGAACGTGTACCGCAACTTCCAGCTCGCCAAAAAAATGGAGAAGCTCGAGAAGCACGTGACAAGGTTCTTGCAG gttCCCATGCAGGCACATATATTGGCGGACGTGAACCACGTGCGGTTCGAGATGGCGGAGCGGTTCGACCGGGTGGAGGCGTCGAACCGGAGGATGGAGCGGTTGATTGGGGAGATGAAGATTGGAGTGAACGGGGGAGGGTGGGTGGAGGAGGCTGTGAGGAGTATGCAGGAGGATGAGACGTGGGTTGAAGGGTGTAATGGGAATAATAATAACGGTTTTGGGGTTGGGTTGGAGTTCGGGAAGAACAAGGTTTTGGAGATGATTTTTACGAGGAGTGGTGATGTTTCGGTTGTCGGTATTTGCGGGATTGGTGGGTCCGGGAAAACCACTCTTGCTAGAGAGGTCTGCAGAGATGACCAAGTGAGAT GTTATTTCAAGGAGAGGATCTTGTTTTTGACTGTGTCGCAGTCCCCGAATGTGGAGCAGCTGAGAGAGAGTATCTGGGTACACATCATGGGCAACCAAGGTTTGAATGGCAATTATGCGGTTCCACAATGGATGCCACAGTTTGAGTGTAAAGTGGAAACTCAAGTACTTGTTGTTTTGGATGATGTGTGGTCACTCTCAGTGCTGGACAAGCTTGTGTTGAAAATTCCTGGCTGCAAATTCCTTGTGGTATCCAGATTTAACTTCCCAACAATTTTTAATGCCACTTATCATGTGGAATTGCTGGGTGAACATGACGCCCTTTCTTTGTTCTGTCACCATGCTTTTGGACAGAAATCAATTCCTATGGGTGCTAATGTGAGTTTGGTGAAGCAG GTTGTGGCTGAGTGTGGAAGGCTTCCACTGGCTCTGAAGGTGATTGGAGCTTCTTTGCGAGACCAGAACGAAATGTTTTGGTTGAGTGTTAAAAGCAGGCTCTCCCAAGGCCAAAGCATTGGTGAAACCTATGAAACCAATCTGATTGATAGAATGGCAATTAGTACTAACTACCTGCCAGAAAAGATCAAGGAGTGCTTCTTGGACCTGTGTTCTTTTCCTGAGGATAGAAAGATTCCTCTAGAAGTTTTAATCAATATGTGGGTTGAAATCTATGACATCGATGAAGCTGAAGCATATGCCATTGTGGTTGAGCTTTCAAACAAGAATCTTCTCACCTTAGTACAAGAGGCACG tgTCGGGGGCATGTATAGCAGTTGCTTTGAGATTTCTGTCACTCAACATGATATATTGAGGGACCTTGCTCTTCATTTGAGCAACCGTGGCAGCATTCATCAACACCGAAGGCTAGTTATGGCTACACGAAAAGAAAATGGACTACTCCCCAAAGAATGGTCTAGATACGAGGACCAACCCTTTGAAGCACAGATTGTTTCAATCAACACAG GTGAAATGACCAAAATGGACTGGTTTGATCTGGATTTTCCCAAGGCTGAAGTGTTGATCATTAATTTCACATCCACTGAATACTTTTTGCCTCCCTTTATCAATAAAATGCCAAATTTGAGGGCattgataataataaaccaCAGTACCTCACATGCCCGCCTTCAAAATGTTTCAGTTTTTAGGAATTTGACCAACTTGAAGAGTCTCTGGCTTGAAAAGGTTTCCATCCCTCAGTTATCAGGCACTGTCTTGCAAAACTTGGGCAAATTATTTGTAGTCCTCTGCAAGATTAATAATAGTTTGGATGGGAAACAGTTCCCTAACCTCTCTGAGCTCACTCTTGATCACTGTGTTGATCTAACTCAATTTCCCTCAAGCATTTGTGGAATAAAGTCACTACAAAACTTGAGTCTCACCAACTGCCACAGTTTGAGTCAACTACCTGTTGAATTTGGCAAACTAAGATCACTAGAGATCCTCCGTTTATATGCTTGTCCATATCTAGAAACACTTCCTCCTAGCATGTGTGACATGAAGAGATTGAAGTATATTGATATTTCTCAATGTGTTAACCTCACATGCTTCCCTGAAGAGATTGGTAGATTAGTATGCTTAGAGAAGATTGACATGAGGGAATGCCCCATGATTAGGTATTTACCGAAGTCTGCAGTGTCATTGCAATCTCTGCAGCTtgtaatttgtgatgaggaGGTACAAGATATGTGGAGTGATGTTGAGATGTCCAACTCAAATGTTCTTATTCAAGTAGCAGAACAACACTATGATCTAGACTGGCTTCAAGAGTGA